One segment of Deltaproteobacteria bacterium DNA contains the following:
- a CDS encoding bile acid:sodium symporter, producing MKGRLHISGTYVFVFLLAAAVGLAWIFPDPGARGGWLHTGVTTRVAVFLIFMMQGLSLPTQEVRKGLARYRLHAAIQVFIFVFIPVLVYAGLLLSRRLFPYDLCVGFLFLAVVPTTISTSIVFTTEAGGASAVALFNASLSNILGVFIVPLWVSLQVSQKTPIPPLDSLIFKIMLIILLPFVLGQVVRRWVKPWADAHKRHMSKASMGLILLIVYAAFCNSVKSDIWQSLKAHEISLAFFSTLLLLILVMLAGRIWWKTAGYERANGIAFFFSATQKAISTGVPMAYAIFASTRISVALVILPLLFYHPLQLLLGSLIVGRFSRTSASLRSVV from the coding sequence ATGAAGGGCCGGTTGCACATCAGCGGCACGTATGTCTTTGTTTTTTTGCTTGCGGCCGCAGTCGGACTTGCGTGGATATTTCCGGATCCGGGGGCCAGAGGGGGGTGGCTGCATACAGGGGTTACCACGCGGGTGGCGGTCTTCCTCATTTTTATGATGCAGGGGCTGTCGCTCCCGACTCAGGAGGTCAGGAAAGGACTGGCCCGATACCGTCTGCACGCGGCCATTCAGGTGTTTATCTTCGTGTTCATTCCGGTGCTGGTGTATGCCGGTCTGCTGCTCTCACGTCGTCTCTTTCCCTACGATCTTTGTGTGGGATTTCTCTTTCTGGCCGTGGTCCCCACTACCATCTCCACATCCATCGTGTTCACCACCGAGGCCGGCGGCGCCAGTGCCGTGGCCCTGTTCAATGCCTCCCTCTCCAATATCCTGGGCGTATTCATCGTCCCGCTGTGGGTCTCCCTCCAGGTGTCTCAGAAGACGCCGATCCCGCCTCTGGACTCCCTCATTTTCAAGATCATGCTCATTATCCTCCTCCCCTTTGTGTTGGGCCAGGTGGTCAGGAGATGGGTGAAACCCTGGGCCGACGCCCATAAGCGGCACATGTCCAAGGCCAGCATGGGACTGATCCTGCTCATTGTCTATGCGGCCTTCTGCAACTCGGTGAAGAGCGACATATGGCAGTCATTGAAGGCCCACGAAATCTCCCTGGCGTTTTTTTCCACCCTCCTCCTCCTCATCCTGGTGATGCTGGCCGGCCGCATCTGGTGGAAGACGGCCGGATACGAAAGGGCGAACGGCATCGCCTTTTTCTTCAGCGCCACCCAGAAGGCCATCTCCACGGGTGTGCCGATGGCCTATGCCATCTTTGCATCCACCCGGATATCGGTTGCCCTGGTCATCCTCCCGCTCCTCTTTTACCATCCCCTCCAGCTCCTGTTGGGGAGCCTCATTGTGGGGAGGTTCAGCAGGACATCAGCGTCATTGCGTTCGGTGGTCTGA
- a CDS encoding DnaJ domain-containing protein, with product MLKLERTDLSDDGRMVKIKSAYKKMAKVHHPDAGGDEEAFKKLNDAHEQMLLWAENPHYTSRKALPGCWSYDGATSRWSPPL from the coding sequence ATGTTAAAACTCGAGAGGACCGATTTGTCTGATGATGGCCGCATGGTCAAGATCAAGTCGGCCTATAAGAAGATGGCAAAGGTGCACCACCCGGATGCGGGAGGAGACGAAGAAGCGTTCAAAAAATTAAATGATGCCCATGAACAGATGCTGCTATGGGCGGAAAACCCCCATTACACCTCCCGAAAGGCCCTTCCAGGCTGCTGGTCCTATGACGGCGCCACCAGCCGCTGGTCCCCCCCGTTGTAA